CGTGGAATTCTGGATATAGATGATCGGTTAATGTTCAAAGTGTACATGCATTTTATGTCTTGCAGTTGGGTGTACGTTGACGTTGAAACACACGCTAATAATTAATATAGCAATAGTTTATTTCACAGCTGGAGAGAGACGAACTTGTGATTGGACGTTCAGACATCGAAGCAGCACTTGACCTGTTGAACAGAGCAAGCAATAATGGCTGAACAGCAACGTGCGTTAGAGAGAGAAACTGGGGATTTCGTCGAAGTGCTTGAAAATGAAGCTGAAGTTACCATCGACCGTATACAAGATGTTGGAAGTATAGTTAAAGATGAATTAGAGAGGAAAGCGTCGGTCCTTGGTGACGTGCTCCAGTTCGAGACAGATGTAGGCGTCCATGCTATACAAGATGCTGAAGACAAAGCCCTCCAGAACATAAAAGGGTTGAATGAAGATGAACAGACCTCGTTTAAATCAGGTCAgtggtttgttttgaaataatattgagGCTTTCTGCAAgaaaatttcattaataattttGCGTGCCTTTTTGCGTTCATACGGCATGGGAACACGCTCTCAatcttttaatatcaaatttgttaaaGATGTACTGTTACTCCCAAATTAAAATtgaccacaattaaaacaaaaacattgttttcgatatttattttcttttttggtAATCAAAACAATTGCATGAATTACGTTACatcttatttgtgagtaagTATGGTCAATGGACTAAATGACCGACATTATGCAAATAAGACGTAAAAATAGTTAAATGCAAGACTTGATTCAACAAAATCAGAATAATGCATCATCTCGTTAAAAGTGCGATCCTTTTTTACTGTAATTATAAGCTGCATGTAgcattgaataattttgtattgtttcaacgtttacaacaaatgaataaatcatactgtcaaaaatcatttaactgtaataaaaaaaatcttaaatatgataacaagaaaacaGTTATATCATGTTGATGTTAAAGCCTTTATTCATGATTCATGGGTCAATATCATCTGCGTATCTGCAATTACTTAATTACTgcgtaaaataaaatatatgtatcgcAATATACACATTGTCTGGACGAGAGTAGTCACGTGGTGTTTGTAATTGACACcggaaaaataatatttaaaactaatattaaaagaaccgtatcgcaatatatcacgTTACGGATACATATATCACAGTGTACATCACGATCGGCTTCTCGGCGTATCATTCCCACTCTATTTGTAAGACACAGACTGGACGAGAGCCGTCACGTGGTGTTTAATTAAAACCGATGaaagaatattatttaaaaaagctatttttataATTCGTTTGTCATTCATTTCCAACGAACTTTACATGCTAAATTTTGGCACCCTTTGATGtgttgcatcaatggtctttctatCATcgaattgtatttataaaacgtttatttattttacaatacattcatgtgtatttaaaaatgtgtgtttcgGGCAGGGATCTtacttaagaaatataacacaccactgagggtcatatgacattataaggaccggccattCAGCCACCACTGGTGTATATGGCTCTAGCCGAgatccattcaccttcgggggctgactgaccggtccttaatatgccatatggcccgaggtggtgtgttatatttcttatattataccgaacacttttcattataagtcaatatttttaaagcgatttaaatgtgttttttaacaaacctgataatgtttacttgcgacatgtttttcgccgttgtgaaaatagcaagccgcactatCAAATCGTATGAcatcagcggtccatattacattttcgGCGAGGTCCAGACCGGcccaaaatataatattgaccgctgacgtcataatactgaattttcatcaaaatactgTGATATACGAACCGATcgagattatatatataaagaaatgataaatttatgtgaggtataatatacGATATTAGTAATCGAAGAAAAATACTCTATAAAGCAGGAACACCGTTCTCTGGTTTCCATGATAATGATCTGACGGCGACTGTTATCCTGTATCACCAAaaaaacaactgcacgctaGCGCTTGGTCCTTCATTAAACATATCTGACGGTTGCTTTTATCAAGTATCACCGAATTATCAACTGCACGCTAACGCTTGgccctttattttacagatcttACTGCGACTGTTATCGtgtatcaccggaaaacaaTTGCACGCTAACGGTTGgtcctttattttacagatcttACTGCGACTGTTATCGtgtatcaccggaaaacaactgcacgctaacgtttggccctttattttacagatctgaaggaggatcttatcatgtatcaccggaaaacaactgcacgctaacgtttggccctttattttacagatctgaaggaggatcttatcatgtatcaccggaaaacaactgcacgctaacgTTTGGCTCTTTATTTAACAGATCTGAAGGAGGATCTTATCatgtatcaccggaaaacaactgcacgctaacgtttggccctttattttacagatctgaAGGAGGATCTAATCatgtatcaccggaaaacaactgcacgctaacgtttggtcctttatttaacagatctgaaggaggatcttatcatgtatcaccggaaaacaactgcacgctaacgtttggtcctttattttacagatctgaaggaggatcttatcatgtatcaccggaaaacaactgcacgctaacgtttggtcctttattttacagatctgaAGGAGGATCTTATCGtgtatcaccggaaaacaactgcacgctaacgtttggccctttattttacagatctgaaggaggatcttatcatgtatcaccgaaaaacaactgcacgctaacgtttggccctttattttacagatctgaAGGAGTCTCTAATCatgtatcaccggaaaacaactgcacgctaacgtttggccctttattttacagatctgaAGGAGTCTCTAATCatgtatcaccggaaaacaactgcacgctaacgtttggccctttattttacagatctgaAGGAGTCTCTAATCatgtatcaccggaaaacaactgcacgctaacgtttggccctttattttacagatctgaaggaggctcttatcatgtatcaccggaaaacaactgcacaCTATTGCTTGGTCCTTTATTTTACAGAGTTGAAGAAAGGTCTCATCGTATATCATGGCACAAATAACTGCTCGCTACCGCTTGGTCCTTGCTTAGATCTGGAAGATTCAGGACTTGAGGACCTCTATTTATGGCCAAACATTAGTAGGGTTATTCTTCAGTCGATTCATAAAGACAAGACATCAATAGAACAGACTACAGAACCTCTTTCGAATTTGGAACAGTTGTTCAGTTCGAAAGGTATCATATTTCTCACCGCAGACGCTGGTGTTGGAAAGACAtcattttgtaagtttttagTTTTATCGTGGTGTAAGATTCAAGAGGGAACGACCGATCTGAAATCAACGGTTAGTGGCACCCAAAACGTTTCTAGCATTATTGAGTATTTGAAGGAATTTACTAATTTGTTTTACGTCAATTTACGTGAAAACCAATGCGCTAAATTAGAGGATATCATTTTCTCGCATACGGAATCTGTTGACACAAAGTTAACGCGGGATAATAAAGCCTTTGATAATATATTGTCGAAAGAAAACGGTTTGTTCATTTTAGACGGCTTAGATGAATGTAAAATTCCCTTGATAATGTCTATGCCTGTAAATAGAAAGTATACTGTTCTCATTACATCACGTCCTTGGAAACTTGCAAACATAagtatgcaaaaaaaaatatacacatgcacAAATTGAGGTTATGTTTGAACAAGCATTTCAAGACATCATATGATACAGATGATTTCTTAGACGCTGTCAAAACTCAATGTTTAGAATCTCAGCTCGAAAATCCAATGTTTGCGCTGCAGTTGTTATGTATCTATCACGATAAACGCAGTGAGAATAAAACATGTTCGGACAATGCAACCGTTCACAGATTATGTTCAGATTCCGGTACAACGTCAGTACCTCGTCAGACCGGACTGACATACCTTGGTAAGACAAGGTCGCATGTATATGCAAATATGATAGAACTGATGTTACGTAGTACCGAAAAGAAGGAGGAATCACTCGTACAAGATCTCAGTGAGTATTACAAGAACAATGGTCAACCACATGCACTTCCCGAATGTTTTGATGAAAGAAATTACGCGTGCTGTGGTTTAGCAAAACTAATTTACGCTATTGGAAAACTGGCTGCTTATTCACTTTTAGGCGATAATAAATCTTTAATAGAAGAACACCAAATAAGAAAACTTAAGAAAGATGAAACGTCGGTACTTCTCAAATCTGGACTTCTTTCGAAAACAAGCTTGAAAACTATATCAGGAGAGAGCAATGTGTACACATTTTTACATCAGACTTATAAGGAGATGCTTGCATGTGTGTTTCTATCTTCGCATGGTTTTGATAGTGATATTTGGAGAAAATTCATAGAAAATTTTGGTTCTGTTGTGTCACCCGATATGTTGTCTTTTTTATGTGTCATGAACTATGAACAAGGTTGCAAGTGTGTAGATATGTTTAATGAAAGCAAACGGTTGTTTGTTAGAGATGGCACATTTTACACATCCGAACTAATTGCCTATCAAACAACAATTGCAATGACCCACaaagaatgttttgacaatggaATTAAAGAGCCACGAATTACGTTGAAACACGCACTGCTTAACCCAGATTCAGGCATTGGAACTGATCATGCACTTTTGCAAGGAAGCGGTCTTGAGTTGGAAACACTTTTCATTAGCAACTATTCATTTACCACAGCAATAGAACCGAACTTTTTCTCAAATTCATTGGTGCACTTACTGGTAGAAGATGTTAAGTTTCGCGATGACCATATCGTACTTTCGAAATGTACACATCTCTCAAAGATAGCTATACAGAACACCCGTCTGTCACGCGTAACCATCAACCCGTCTTGTCTAGAGATGTTCTGGGTTTACTTGAACCCTGAACTGATACAAGAAATACCGCCCATAATGTTGTCCTTTGTTGGAGGGTCGAAATTCTCTTCCAATCTAAAAAAACTCAGCTTAGTGCACGTGATCATggatgttccccttgatttggCAAATTGTCCGCAATTACATAATTTAGGTCTAGGAAATACCTCGTCCGATACTATGACCGATACAGGCGTCGTATATAACATGCAACGTTGTGATGCACTTCAGGAACTGCGGCTTGTCTCATTAACATTCCCTGTAGATACTCACCTGGATCTCAGCGGTCTCACACATCTCTCAAAGATAACTATACAGAATACCCGTCTGTCCCGTGTAACCATCAACCCGTCTTGTCTAGAGAATTTCTGGGTTTACGTAAAGCCTGAACTAATACAAGAAATACCGCCGGTGAAGTTGTCCTTTGTTGGCGGGTCGCAATTCTCTTCCAATCTTAAAAATCTCAGCTTAGCGCACGTGACCATggatgttccccttgatttggCAAATTGTCCGCAATTACAGCAATTAGTTATGGGAAATACCTCATCCGATTCTTTAACAGGTGTATGCGTTGTACGTAGCATGCAACGTTGTGATGCACTTCAGGAACTGCGGCTTGACACGTTGACATTCCCTGTAGATACGCACCTGGATCTCAGCGGTCTCACACATCTCTCAAAGATAACTATACAGGACAACCGTGTGTCACGCGTAACCATCAACCCGTCTCGTATAGAGAAGTTCTGGGTTTACGTAAAGCCTGAACTAATACAAGAAATACCGCCGGTGAAGTTGTCCTTTGTTGGCGGGTCGCAATTCTCTTCCAATCTTAAAGAACTCAGCTTAGTGCACGTGACCATggatgttccccttgatttggCAAATTGTCCGCAATTACATAATTTAGGTCTAGGAAATACCTCGTCCGATACTATGACCGATACAGGCGTCGTATATAACATGCAACGTTGTGATGCACTTCAGGAACTGCGGGTTGACGCATTGACATTCCCTGTCGATACTCACCTGGATCTCAGCGGTCTCACACATCTCTCAAAGATAACTATACAGAATACCCGTCTGTCCCGTGTAACCATCAATCCGTCTTGTCTAGAGAATTTCTGGGTTTACGTAAAGCCTGAACTAATACAAGAAATACCGCCGGTGAAGTTGTCCTTTGTTGGCGGGTCGCAATTCTCTTCGAATCTTAAAGAACTCAGCTTAGTGCACGTGACCATggatgttccccttgatttggCAAATTGTCCGCAATTACAGCAATTAGTTATGGGAAATACCTCATCCGATTCTTTAACAGGTGTATGCGTTGTACGTAGCATGCAACGTTGTGATGCACTTCAGAAACTGCGGCTTGA
This genomic stretch from Mya arenaria isolate MELC-2E11 chromosome 10, ASM2691426v1 harbors:
- the LOC128205899 gene encoding uncharacterized protein LOC128205899 isoform X1, which translates into the protein MAEQQRALERETGDFVEVLENEAEVTIDRIQDVGSIVKDELERKASVLGDVLQFETDVGVHAIQDAEDKALQNIKGLNEDEQTSFKSDLKEALIMYHRKTTAHYCLVLYFTELKKGLIVYHGTNNCSLPLGPCLDLEDSGLEDLYLWPNISRVILQSIHKDKTSIEQTTEPLSNLEQLFSSKGIIFLTADAGVGKTSFCKFLVLSWCKIQEGTTDLKSTVSGTQNVSSIIEYLKEFTNLFYVNLRENQCAKLEDIIFSHTESVDTKLTRDNKAFDNILSKENGLFILDGLDECKIPLIMSMPVNRKYTVLITSRPWKLANISMQKKIYTCTN
- the LOC128205899 gene encoding uncharacterized protein LOC128205899 isoform X2, which translates into the protein MAEQQRALERETGDFVEVLENEAEVTIDRIQDVGSIVKDELERKASVLGDVLQFETDVGVHAIQDAEDKALQNIKGLNEDEQTSFKSELKKGLIVYHGTNNCSLPLGPCLDLEDSGLEDLYLWPNISRVILQSIHKDKTSIEQTTEPLSNLEQLFSSKGIIFLTADAGVGKTSFCKFLVLSWCKIQEGTTDLKSTVSGTQNVSSIIEYLKEFTNLFYVNLRENQCAKLEDIIFSHTESVDTKLTRDNKAFDNILSKENGLFILDGLDECKIPLIMSMPVNRKYTVLITSRPWKLANISMQKKIYTCTN
- the LOC128205899 gene encoding uncharacterized protein LOC128205899 isoform X3, producing MAEQQRALERETGDFVEVLENEAEVTIDRIQDVGSIVKDELERKASVLGDVLQFETDVGVHAIQDAEDKALQNIKGLNEDEQTSFKSGGHGSPVSDHRGENGINVRQRGQTRYANVTDRYCRACRARILTCQKICHGSHGVDEKRSRS